From a single Brachionichthys hirsutus isolate HB-005 unplaced genomic scaffold, CSIRO-AGI_Bhir_v1 contig_576, whole genome shotgun sequence genomic region:
- the LOC137917124 gene encoding calmin-like: EREVVQKRTFTRWMNLHLQKCDPPVQVQDLFCDIQDGRVLMALLEGLSGCKLLHGFKKSSHRIFRLNNIAKVLSFLEERNVKLVSIDAADVADGNSSIILGLIWNIILFFQIKELTGNIRSQFPSSSSLSSIPTGADSDASFCRSAPNEQPSASTAMREHSKAIKKLLQWVQKRTRKFGVAVQDFGKSWVSGLALLAVIKSIDPTLVDMRKALLRPARENLEDAFRIAHYSLGIPQLLEPEDITTNAPDEQSIMTYVSQFLKHFPDIEERALPCQPMKRSISTCRLDLRDSRSNHIRNDGRGSIVKERSYMFQRDGAKPPPKILISSVSEDRGTASSPFRPAATRSWSSEDILTDSSRTESIACKVEKEPKEAASPVYSPEHCGSLSPTSGSAAESVNSESVVGDSAISSPESWVESRSDSLLCDSGTTWDVYRAIPVEITSLDEGFVPSMEDRAPDGRPTADSYVDEGIYSPSSLESTRETVEKNPAKGKVQATVDSLAKHSEDRRLNREPDPSAAETTGGVDAQQTETIVIQKDNQDETVNRVLSKGTLSGSSQGDATDTSDEVELTNQLHGLPDKPDDSLKGSFQSTFDHDSPKDDCAEPMDLFYPDKEEPVLLRLPDADTQSWPSVLSVSALQPAPASEALPDGSPRFTLDDEVRAGLDLRRENDQVNVSSFSHTVTRQVEHNSLLKP, translated from the exons TTGAACGAGAAGTGGTTCAGAAGAGGACGTTCACGCGATGGATGAACCTGCATTTACAGAAG TGTGACCCCCCCGTTCAGGTTCAGGATCTTTTCTGTGACATACAGGATGGACGTGTCCTCATGGCCCTGCTGGAGGGGCTCTCTGGCTGCAAGCTG CTTCATGGATTCAAGAAGTCCTCTCATCGAATTTTCAGACTCAACAACATTGCTAAAGTCCTGTCTTTCCTGGAGGAGAGAAAC GTGAAGCTGGTCAGCATTGATGCAGCTGATGTCGCTGATGGAAACTCCTCCATCATCCTGGGACTCATCTGGAACATCATCCTCTTCTTTCAG ATTAAAGAGCTGACTGGGAACATCCGGAGCcagttcccctcctcctccagcctgtcgTCCATCCCCACCGGCGCGGACTCTGAcgcgtctttctgccgctctgCGCCAAACGAGCAACCGTCGGCGTCCACGGCCATGCGAGAGCACAGCAAGGCCATCAAGAAGCTGCTGCAGTGGGTTCAGAAACGGACACGCAA GTTTGGTGTGGCAGTGCAGGACTTTGGGAAGAGCTGGGTCAGTGGCCTGGCCCTCCTGGCGGTCATTAAATCCATTGATCCCACCCTGGTGGACATGAGGAAGGCCCTGCTGAGGCCTGCGAGAGAGAACCTGGAGGACGCCTTCAGGATAGCCCACTACAGCCTTGGCATCCCACAGCTGCTGGAGCCTGAGG ATATAACTACCAATGCACCAGATGAGCAATCTATCATGACGTATGTGTCCCAGTTCCTGAAGCACTTCCCTGACATAGAGGAG AGGGCGTTGCCCTGCCAGCCGATGAAGAGAAGCATCTCCACGTGCCGACTCGACCTCCGGGACAGTCGCTCCAACCACATCAGAAACGACGGGCGCGGTTCCATCGTGAAGGAAAGGTCCTACATGTTCCAGAGAGACGGCGCCAAACCGCCTCCAAAAATCTTAATCTCTTCTGTGTCGGAGGACAGGGGCACGGCGTCCTCCCCCTTCAGGCCGGCTGCAACTCGTTCATGGTCCAGCGAGGACATCTTAACGGATTCCTCTCGTACAGAGAGCATCGCCTGTAAAGTTGAAAAAGAGCCCAAAGAAGCTGCCTCGCCTGTTTACTCCCCTGAACATTGCGGCAGTCTCTCGCCTACCAGTGGCTCAGCGGCCGAGTCTGTGAACTCCGAGTCGGTAGTTGGTGACTCGGCTATCAGCTCGCCGGAGTCCTGGGTCGAGAGTCGAAGTGACAGCCTTTTGTGTGACAGTGGAACAACCTGGGACGTGTATCGCGCCATCCCCGTGGAGATCACGAGCCTCGATGAAGGGTTCGTCCCTTCCATGGAGGACAGAGCGCCGGATGGGCGGCCAACGGCCGACTCTTATGTCGATGAAGGGATTTACTCGCCGAGCTCATTGGAGAGCACGCGGGAGACCGTCGAAAAGAATCCCGCAAAAGGGAAGGTGCAAGCGACAGTGGACAGCCTGGCGAAACACAGCGAGGACAGGCGGCTAAACCGGGAGCCTGATCCGAGTGCAGCGGAGACAACAGGCGGGGTCGACGCTCAACAAACGGAGACAATTGTCATTCAGAAAG ACAACCAAGACGAAACAGTAAACCGTGTTCTGAGTAAGGGAACCCTCAGCGGCTCATCACAGGGAGACGCAACGGACACCTCGGAC gaagtggaattaACCAACCAGCTGCATGGGCTGCCAGACAAACCAGACGACTCCCTCAAAGGCTCATTTCAGTCGACCTTCGATCACGATTCTCCGAAAGATGACTGCGCTGAACCCATGGACCTGTTCTACCCTGACAAAGAGGAGCCCGTGCTTCTTCGGCTTCCCGATGCCGACACGCAGAGCTGGCCGTCCGTTCTGAGTGTCTCCGCCCTCCAGCCAGCGCCGGCTTCAGAAGCCCTCCCCGATGGCTCGCCGCGCTTCACGCTGGACGACGAGGTCCGGGCTGGGCTGGATTTGAGACGAGAGAACGACCAGGTGAACGTCAGTTCATTCAGCCACACAGTCACTCGCCAGGTAGAACACAATTCACTGTTGAAACCATAA